One genomic window of Nocardioides daphniae includes the following:
- a CDS encoding substrate-binding domain-containing protein: MPAPRLSRLVLALLLGISSLGLAGCVKPDKAVVALLLASSQATRWTEVDQPVFAQHLEDSCQGCDYVTYNAGRDADKQAEQFRDALDDGADVIVLNAVDGEEASALVEEAGEVPVIAYDRFVEGADHFVSADPAVIGRMMAQGIVDAVGRRSQVLMVNGATGDDNAAEIREAAMGVFKRHRVKVVAELSPDSWDAASAKQFVLEQKGRIGRVDAVLAANDTQASGVVEALEELEVGARSYPFVTGQDAELTAVRRVVAGEQGLTVYKEITTMAQRAADLAIDLMLDEVPEDTTDYKGVPAVLVEPVVVTRETIARTVVRDGVYSLDDICTDDVMETCEQLALR, from the coding sequence ATGCCTGCGCCTCGCCTCTCCCGCCTCGTCCTCGCGCTGCTCCTCGGGATCAGCAGCCTGGGGCTCGCCGGGTGCGTCAAGCCGGACAAGGCCGTCGTCGCCCTGCTGCTCGCCTCGTCGCAGGCGACCCGCTGGACCGAGGTCGACCAGCCCGTCTTCGCCCAGCACCTCGAGGACTCCTGCCAGGGCTGCGACTACGTCACCTACAACGCCGGACGTGACGCCGACAAGCAGGCCGAGCAGTTCCGCGACGCGCTGGACGACGGCGCGGACGTCATCGTGCTCAACGCCGTCGACGGCGAGGAGGCCTCCGCGCTGGTCGAGGAGGCCGGCGAGGTCCCGGTGATCGCCTACGACCGCTTCGTCGAGGGCGCCGACCACTTCGTCTCCGCCGACCCCGCCGTGATCGGTCGGATGATGGCGCAGGGCATCGTCGACGCCGTCGGTCGTCGTTCGCAGGTGCTGATGGTCAACGGCGCCACGGGCGACGACAACGCCGCCGAGATCCGTGAGGCCGCGATGGGTGTCTTCAAGCGGCACCGGGTCAAGGTCGTCGCCGAGCTCTCCCCGGACAGCTGGGACGCCGCGTCGGCCAAGCAGTTCGTGCTCGAGCAGAAGGGCCGGATCGGCCGCGTCGACGCCGTCCTGGCCGCCAACGACACCCAGGCCTCCGGCGTCGTCGAGGCGCTCGAGGAGCTCGAGGTCGGCGCCCGGAGCTACCCCTTCGTGACCGGGCAGGACGCCGAGCTCACGGCCGTACGCCGCGTGGTCGCCGGCGAGCAGGGCCTCACGGTCTACAAGGAGATCACCACGATGGCCCAGCGGGCCGCCGACCTCGCCATCGACCTGATGCTCGACGAGGTGCCGGAGGACACGACCGACTACAAGGGAGTGCCCGCCGTGCTCGTCGAGCCGGTGGTGGTGACCCGCGAGACGATCGCCCGGACCGTGGTGCGCGACGGTGTCTACTCCCTCGACGACATCTGCACCGACGACGTCATGGAGACCTGCGAGCAGCTGGCCCTGCGCTGA
- the guaA gene encoding glutamine-hydrolyzing GMP synthase, whose product MTAPEHDLVLVVDFGAQYAQLIARRVREARVYSEIVPHGTSVEAILERKPAAIILSGGPSSVYAEGAPGIDPALFTSGVPVFGMCYGFQLMAQGLGGQVASTGTREYGRTPVTISQPGTLLAEMPAQHNVWMSHGDTVTQAPSGFSVLASTEVTPVAAFEDLERRMAGVQWHPEVLHSEHGQNVLEHFLHDIAGCRQTWTMLNVVEEQVEKIREQVGEGRAICALSGGVDSAVAAALVQRAIGDRLTCVYVDHGMMRLGETEQVRRDFEEVFDSLDVVDAEEQFLTALAGVTEPETKRKIIGHEFIRTFEAAEVRVFGDAQQGETVFLVQGTLYPDVVESGGGAGTSTIKSHHNVGGLPDDLNFELVEPLRALFKDEVRAVGEQLGLPERMVWRQPFPGPGLGIRIIGEVTKERLDMLRQADAIAREELTKSGLDREIWQMPVVLLADVRSVGVQGDGRTYGHPVVLRPVTSEDAMTADWARLPYEVMEKISTRITNEVAEINRVTIDITSKPPGTIEWE is encoded by the coding sequence ATGACTGCGCCTGAACACGATCTTGTCCTGGTGGTCGACTTCGGGGCGCAGTACGCCCAGCTGATCGCCCGTCGCGTCCGCGAGGCTCGCGTCTACTCGGAGATCGTGCCGCACGGCACCAGCGTCGAGGCCATCCTGGAGCGCAAGCCGGCCGCGATCATCCTCTCCGGCGGCCCCTCCAGCGTCTACGCCGAGGGTGCCCCCGGCATCGACCCGGCGCTCTTCACCTCCGGCGTCCCGGTCTTCGGCATGTGCTACGGCTTCCAGCTGATGGCCCAGGGCCTCGGCGGCCAGGTCGCCTCGACCGGGACGCGCGAGTACGGTCGTACGCCGGTCACCATCAGCCAGCCGGGCACCCTGCTCGCCGAGATGCCCGCCCAGCACAACGTCTGGATGAGCCACGGCGACACCGTCACCCAGGCGCCCAGCGGCTTCTCCGTGCTGGCCTCCACCGAGGTCACCCCGGTCGCCGCCTTCGAGGACCTCGAGCGCCGCATGGCCGGTGTGCAGTGGCACCCCGAGGTGCTCCACTCCGAGCACGGGCAGAACGTCCTCGAGCACTTCCTCCACGACATCGCCGGCTGCCGCCAGACCTGGACGATGCTCAACGTCGTCGAGGAGCAGGTCGAGAAGATCCGCGAGCAGGTCGGTGAGGGCCGGGCCATCTGCGCGCTCTCCGGCGGTGTCGACTCCGCAGTCGCCGCGGCCCTGGTCCAGCGCGCGATCGGTGACCGCCTCACCTGCGTCTACGTCGACCACGGCATGATGCGCCTGGGCGAGACCGAGCAGGTCCGCCGCGACTTCGAGGAGGTCTTCGACTCCCTCGACGTGGTCGACGCGGAGGAGCAGTTCCTCACCGCGCTGGCCGGCGTCACCGAGCCCGAGACCAAGCGCAAGATCATCGGCCACGAGTTCATCCGGACCTTCGAGGCCGCCGAGGTCCGCGTCTTCGGCGACGCCCAGCAGGGGGAGACGGTCTTCCTGGTGCAGGGCACGCTCTACCCGGACGTGGTCGAGTCCGGCGGCGGTGCCGGCACCTCCACGATCAAGTCGCACCACAACGTCGGCGGCCTGCCCGACGACCTCAACTTCGAGCTGGTCGAGCCGCTGCGGGCGCTCTTCAAGGACGAGGTCCGTGCGGTCGGCGAGCAGCTCGGCCTGCCCGAGCGCATGGTGTGGCGCCAGCCCTTCCCCGGCCCCGGCCTGGGCATCCGCATCATCGGCGAGGTCACCAAGGAGCGGCTCGACATGCTCCGCCAGGCCGACGCCATCGCCCGTGAGGAGCTGACCAAGTCGGGCCTCGACCGCGAGATCTGGCAGATGCCGGTCGTGCTGCTGGCCGACGTCCGCTCCGTCGGCGTCCAGGGTGACGGCCGCACCTACGGCCACCCGGTCGTGCTGCGTCCGGTCACCTCCGAGGACGCCATGACCGCCGACTGGGCCCGCCTGCCCTACGAGGTCATGGAGAAGATCTCCACCCGCATCACCAACGAGGTCGCGGAGATCAACCGCGTGACCATCGACATCACCTCGAAGCCGCCGGGCACCATCGAGTGGGAGTGA
- a CDS encoding GMC oxidoreductase, with the protein MDVPHYDVVVIGSGFGGSVSALRLREKGYSVAVLEAGARFADEDFPKTSFDLKRYLFAPAAGLYGIQRIDMVRDCMILAGAGVGGGSLVYANTLYEPLDAFYRDPAWAHITDWKAELAPYYDQAKRMLGVVTNPVRTPADDVMEKVAQDMGVADSFHPTPVGVFFGGPGQDEGAEVEDPFFGGVGPARRACLNCGECMTGCRHNAKNTLVKNYLHLAEQMGAVVHPLTTVTRVRPRADGGYEVTARWTKAKLSRRTAVKRFTCDQVIFSAAALGTQKLLHKLKSTGDLPEISDRLGVLTRTNSEAILGAIAPDRSVDYSYGVAISSSIHPDEETHIEPVRYGHGSNAMSLLQTVLVDAVPGRNRALDWVREMWRKRREVFDLYDLRHWSERAIIALVMQTKDNSITTVPVRTPFGWRMSSVQGHGEPNPTYIEVAYDATRRMADLVGGTPGGSIGEPFNRPLTAHFIGGCTIGDSPDNGVVDPYQRAFGHPGIHVVDGSTISANLGVNPSLTITAQAERAMAFWPNKGEPDPRPALGEEYRQVRPVAPRRPAVPQAAPGALRLPVVSVT; encoded by the coding sequence ATGGACGTCCCGCACTACGACGTCGTCGTCATCGGCTCGGGGTTCGGCGGCTCGGTCAGTGCGCTGCGACTGAGAGAGAAGGGCTACTCGGTGGCGGTCCTCGAGGCCGGGGCCCGCTTCGCCGACGAGGACTTCCCGAAGACCTCCTTCGACCTGAAGCGCTACCTCTTCGCGCCCGCTGCCGGCCTCTACGGCATCCAGCGCATCGACATGGTGCGGGACTGCATGATCCTGGCCGGAGCCGGCGTGGGTGGAGGTTCGCTGGTCTACGCCAACACCCTCTACGAGCCGCTCGACGCCTTCTACCGCGACCCGGCGTGGGCGCACATCACCGACTGGAAGGCCGAGCTGGCCCCCTACTACGACCAGGCCAAGCGGATGCTCGGCGTGGTCACCAACCCCGTGCGTACGCCCGCGGACGACGTGATGGAGAAGGTCGCCCAGGACATGGGGGTCGCCGACTCCTTCCACCCCACGCCCGTCGGGGTCTTCTTCGGCGGCCCGGGCCAGGACGAGGGCGCGGAGGTCGAGGACCCGTTCTTCGGCGGGGTCGGCCCGGCGCGACGCGCCTGCCTCAACTGCGGCGAGTGCATGACGGGGTGCCGCCACAACGCCAAGAACACCCTGGTCAAGAACTACCTCCACCTGGCCGAGCAGATGGGCGCCGTCGTGCACCCGCTCACCACCGTCACGCGGGTCCGGCCCCGCGCCGACGGTGGGTACGAGGTGACCGCGCGCTGGACGAAGGCCAAGCTGTCACGGCGTACGGCCGTGAAGCGCTTCACCTGCGACCAGGTGATCTTCTCGGCGGCCGCCCTGGGCACCCAGAAGCTGCTGCACAAGCTCAAGTCCACCGGCGACCTGCCCGAGATCTCCGACCGCCTCGGGGTGCTGACCCGCACCAACTCCGAGGCGATCCTCGGGGCGATCGCGCCCGACCGCAGCGTCGACTACAGCTACGGCGTGGCGATCTCCTCCTCGATCCACCCCGACGAGGAGACCCACATCGAGCCGGTCCGCTACGGCCACGGCAGCAACGCCATGTCGTTGCTGCAGACCGTGCTGGTCGACGCCGTCCCCGGCCGCAACCGTGCCCTCGACTGGGTTCGTGAGATGTGGCGCAAGCGCCGGGAGGTCTTCGACCTCTACGACCTGCGGCACTGGTCGGAGCGCGCGATCATCGCCCTGGTCATGCAGACCAAGGACAACTCGATCACCACGGTGCCGGTGCGGACGCCCTTCGGGTGGCGGATGTCGAGCGTGCAGGGGCACGGGGAGCCCAACCCGACCTACATCGAGGTCGCCTACGACGCCACCCGGCGGATGGCCGACCTGGTCGGCGGGACGCCGGGCGGGTCGATCGGGGAGCCCTTCAACCGTCCGCTCACCGCCCACTTCATCGGTGGCTGCACGATCGGTGACAGCCCCGACAACGGCGTCGTGGACCCCTACCAGCGGGCCTTCGGCCACCCCGGCATCCACGTGGTCGACGGGTCGACGATCTCCGCCAACCTGGGTGTGAACCCCTCGCTCACGATCACCGCCCAGGCCGAGCGGGCGATGGCCTTCTGGCCCAACAAGGGCGAGCCCGACCCGCGTCCGGCGCTGGGGGAGGAGTACCGACAGGTGCGCCCCGTCGCGCCGCGTCGTCCGGCCGTCCCGCAGGCCGCTCCGGGGGCCCTTCGGTTACCCGTGGTTTCGGTCACTTGA
- a CDS encoding glycerol-3-phosphate dehydrogenase C-terminal domain-containing protein produces MLARRTRISIETFDRGVEAAPEVARLMAAELGWDKATVRREVDHWVRRVEAERHSQRMATDTEADEARIAAPEIV; encoded by the coding sequence GTGCTCGCGCGCCGCACCCGGATCTCGATCGAGACCTTCGACCGCGGGGTCGAGGCCGCGCCGGAGGTGGCTCGGCTGATGGCCGCTGAGCTGGGCTGGGACAAGGCGACCGTGCGGCGCGAGGTCGACCACTGGGTGCGGCGCGTCGAGGCGGAGCGGCACAGCCAACGGATGGCCACCGACACCGAGGCCGACGAGGCGCGGATCGCGGCGCCGGAGATCGTCTGA
- a CDS encoding glycerol-3-phosphate dehydrogenase/oxidase, whose protein sequence is MSRPIALNPDSRAAALAAMASGDLDVLVVGGGVVGVGAALDAVTRGLNVGLIEQRDLASGTSSRSSKLVHGGLRYLEMCDFGLVKEALEERGLLLTRLAPHLVRPVPFLYPLEHAYERPYVGAGVALYDAMAMAGRYETGVPRHKHVFRKELARLAPDVRTDELHGAIRYYDAQVDDARLVMTIARTAANNGAHVATRTKVTGFLREGERIVGVEARDLENGVDFTVRARTVINAAGVWTDQIQEMVGGEGALDVDASKGIHLVVPRDRIRSECGFITKTPHSVLFVIPWGRHWIIGTTDTPWDLDLAHPAASRTDIDYLLEQVNKLLKVPLDHDDVEGVYAGLRPLLKPLRKAGVEAETTKLSREHTTISPVPGLVLIAGGKLTTYRVMARDAVDLAVADLDHVRPSLTDRVPLVGAYGFEARTNQRVALSRVAGIGVGRIDHLLGRYGGLVDEVLALVEQRPELAQPLQHADEYLAVEVVYAVTHEGARHLRSARAPHPDLDRDLRPRGRGRAGGGSADGR, encoded by the coding sequence GTGAGCCGACCCATCGCCCTGAACCCTGACTCCCGTGCGGCTGCCCTGGCGGCCATGGCCTCCGGCGACCTGGACGTCCTGGTGGTGGGCGGGGGAGTGGTCGGGGTCGGCGCGGCGCTCGACGCCGTGACCCGTGGCCTCAACGTCGGCCTCATCGAGCAGCGCGACCTGGCCAGCGGTACCTCCTCGCGCTCCTCCAAGCTCGTCCACGGGGGTCTGCGCTACCTGGAGATGTGCGACTTCGGCCTGGTCAAGGAGGCGCTGGAGGAGCGGGGGCTGCTGCTCACCCGCCTCGCGCCGCACCTCGTACGACCCGTGCCGTTCCTCTACCCGCTGGAGCACGCGTACGAGCGTCCCTACGTCGGCGCCGGCGTCGCGCTGTACGACGCCATGGCGATGGCCGGCAGGTACGAGACGGGCGTGCCGCGCCACAAGCACGTCTTCCGCAAGGAGCTGGCGCGCCTCGCACCGGACGTGCGCACCGACGAGCTGCACGGCGCGATCCGCTACTACGACGCGCAGGTCGACGACGCCCGGCTGGTGATGACGATCGCCCGGACCGCCGCCAACAACGGCGCCCACGTCGCCACCCGCACCAAGGTCACCGGCTTCCTGCGTGAGGGTGAGCGGATCGTCGGCGTCGAGGCCCGCGACCTCGAGAACGGCGTCGACTTCACCGTGCGGGCCCGCACCGTCATCAACGCCGCCGGCGTGTGGACCGACCAGATCCAGGAGATGGTCGGTGGCGAGGGCGCGCTCGACGTCGACGCCTCCAAGGGCATCCACCTCGTCGTCCCGCGCGACCGGATCCGCTCCGAGTGCGGCTTCATCACCAAGACCCCGCACTCGGTGCTCTTCGTGATCCCGTGGGGCCGGCACTGGATCATCGGCACCACCGACACCCCGTGGGACCTCGACCTCGCCCACCCCGCGGCCAGCCGCACCGACATCGACTACCTCCTCGAGCAGGTCAACAAGCTGCTCAAGGTGCCGCTCGACCACGACGACGTCGAGGGCGTGTACGCCGGTCTCCGGCCGCTGCTCAAGCCGTTGCGCAAGGCCGGGGTCGAGGCGGAGACGACGAAGCTGTCGCGCGAGCACACCACGATCAGCCCGGTGCCTGGGCTGGTGCTGATCGCCGGCGGCAAGCTGACCACCTACCGGGTGATGGCCCGTGACGCCGTCGACCTGGCGGTCGCCGACCTCGACCACGTGCGGCCCTCGCTCACCGACCGGGTGCCGCTGGTCGGGGCGTACGGCTTCGAGGCCCGCACCAACCAGCGCGTCGCCCTCTCCCGCGTCGCCGGGATCGGCGTCGGCCGCATCGACCACCTGCTCGGCCGCTACGGCGGCCTGGTCGACGAGGTGCTGGCCCTGGTGGAGCAGCGCCCTGAGCTGGCGCAGCCGCTGCAGCACGCCGACGAGTACCTGGCCGTCGAGGTGGTCTACGCGGTCACCCACGAGGGCGCCCGCCACCTCCGAAGTGCTCGCGCGCCGCACCCGGATCTCGATCGAGACCTTCGACCGCGGGGTCGAGGCCGCGCCGGAGGTGGCTCGGCTGATGGCCGCTGA
- a CDS encoding carbon-nitrogen hydrolase family protein — protein sequence MTTGPMTTLRVAAGQAPTACGDVAANVATAVRLVHEAGERGVRLLALPEAFLTTYCSEAFAAPPSADDLPELLAPLARAATQSGTTVVLCTALDHGASRTLAGVVVDVDGSVRVPYAKQHLSGELEQRHFTPGDHGASIEVDGWEVALSVCYDGSFPEHARAAADDGAQVYVNSAAFFVGGEHRRDLYYPSRALDNGIFVLFAGATGECAHDGSRFAGGSAVYDPEGRPLARLGREQGLAVADLDLDLMAATRAAHPMHAERRTTLGPRLR from the coding sequence ATGACGACGGGGCCCATGACGACGCTACGGGTGGCTGCCGGCCAGGCGCCGACGGCCTGCGGTGACGTGGCGGCCAACGTCGCCACCGCGGTCCGGCTGGTCCACGAGGCGGGGGAGCGCGGCGTACGCCTGCTCGCCCTGCCTGAGGCCTTCCTGACGACCTACTGCTCCGAGGCGTTCGCGGCGCCGCCGTCGGCCGACGACCTCCCTGAGCTGCTGGCCCCGCTCGCCCGGGCCGCGACGCAGTCAGGGACGACGGTGGTGCTCTGCACGGCGCTCGACCACGGGGCGTCCCGCACGCTCGCCGGCGTGGTGGTCGACGTCGACGGGTCGGTGCGGGTGCCCTACGCCAAGCAGCACCTCTCCGGCGAGCTCGAGCAGCGCCACTTCACCCCGGGCGACCACGGCGCTTCGATCGAGGTCGACGGCTGGGAGGTCGCGCTCTCGGTCTGCTACGACGGCTCCTTCCCCGAGCACGCGCGGGCGGCGGCCGACGACGGCGCGCAGGTCTACGTCAACTCCGCTGCCTTCTTCGTCGGTGGCGAGCACCGCCGCGACCTCTACTACCCGTCCCGTGCGCTCGACAACGGGATCTTCGTCCTCTTCGCCGGGGCGACGGGGGAGTGCGCGCACGACGGCTCCCGGTTCGCCGGGGGCTCCGCGGTGTACGACCCCGAGGGGCGTCCGCTGGCGCGGCTGGGGCGCGAGCAGGGGCTGGCAGTCGCCGACCTCGACCTCGACCTGATGGCGGCGACGCGGGCTGCGCACCCGATGCACGCCGAGCGGCGTACGACGCTGGGCCCCCGCCTGCGCTGA